The Mycolicibacterium fluoranthenivorans DNA window GTGACGCCGACGGTGCCCTTCGCCGGCTGCCCACTCACCGTGTAGGTGAGCTTGTCCTTGTTGCCGTCGGCGGTCGCGATCGTGCCCTTGACCACACCGGTCGATGCGTTCGGGTTGCCGATGGTCGTGGTGACGGTCGGGATCTTGTTGTCGGGGGTGATGGCCAGCGCGACGGTGGTGGTCATCGTGCCGTACCGACCGTCGGAGACCGTCACGGTGAACGAATCCTTCGTCACCGAGCCGGGCGCGCCGGGCACGGCTGCCGCGTGCCGGGCGGCGGCGGTGGGCGTGTAGGTGTAGGTCCCGTCGGCGTTGAGCACCAACGTGCCCTTGGTGGGCTTGGCGGTCACCGCGTAGGTCAGTGGATCACCGTCGAAATCGACGACGCCGACGCGCCCGGCGAGCGCGCCGGTGGCCGGATTCGACACGGCCGCAACCGGATCATTGAGGAAGGGCGCCTTGTTCTGCGGAACCAGGGACACCACGCGGACGGTGCCGTTGAGGGGATCGGTCACCCACATCTGCGTCCCATCCGGGGTGAGCACCGTACCGGATTGCGCCGATGTCGCGGCGACGCCGCTGTCGGCGACCCCGACGACCGCGCCGTCGCTGGTGCGCAGCGCCGCCACGAGGCCGGTCGAGGTGGTCACCATCAAGGCGCTGCGGTCTTTGGTGAGCGCGATACCGGACAGTGGCTGGCCGAGATCAAGTGTGCCCGTCGTGTGTGCGCCGAGATCGACGACGGTGAGACCACCGCTCGCATCGGCGACGTAGACCAACTTGTGGACCGAGTCGACGGCCAGCCCGACGGGGGTGCCGCCGAAATCGGCGATCGACGTGGCCACCGAACCGGTGGACGAGAACGACGAGATGGTGCCGCCGCCAGTCGCTTTCGCGCTCACCACGAAGATCGTCTTACCGTCGGCACTCACCGCGAGTTCACCGGGTGTCAGGCCCCCGGCGAGGGTGACGGTACCGGCGGTCTTGTTGGTGGATGTGCTGATCTTGGTCACCGTGCCGGTGGCGCCGCTGGCCACGTACACCGTGCTGCCGCTGGGGTTGATGGTGATGGCAGTGGGATTGGTGACCGCAACGGTGGCCTTCACCGTATTGGTCTTGGTGTCGATGACGGTGACGGTGTTACCGGTCGAACTGGACACGTAGAGCCGGGTGCCGTCGGCCTTGACGGCAAGACCGTCGGGACCGGTTCCCGCCGCGAACGTGGTGATGACGGTGTTCGTGGTCGTGTCGAAGACGGTGACTTTCCCGGTGCTGCGATCGGCGACATAGGCCCGGGTGCCCGAGGTGACGACCGCACTGGGGTCGGTGATGTTCGTGACGGTGGCCGCTGTGTAGAACGGCGACGGACTCACCGGGATGTTCACCGGTACCGCCACGGTGTTGACGCCGTCGGAAACGGTGAGCGTCATCCCGACGGTGTCGTCGGTGGGCGTGGCGGAGGCCTCGAACCGCTGGGCCGTGGTGGGGGTGTAGGTGAGCGTGGTCGTCTTGGCGTTGTAGGTCAACGTGCCCGTGGCCGGCGCGTTCCCGATTCCGACGGCGACCTTCTTACCCTCGGGGTCGCTCGTGGTCAGTTTCCCGAGGACGGTGCCGGTGGTCGCGTCGGGCCGGCCCCAGGTGACCGACGCGGTCGGCGGCTGGTTGACCGCGGCGACGGTTTGGCTGGCCGCCATCGCCATGGCGGCGACCTCGGTGGTCGCGTCCTCGGTCGTCCCGACTTCACGTCGGGCCGCACCGAGCATCACCCACCCCAGCGGTGAGTCCGCCAGCGCGCCGCGCAGCGCGCCCAGGAACGACGACGCCACCTGATGAGCGATACCGCTGACCAACGTGCCGAAGGTCTGTACCGGGTTCGGCACAACCGGTCGCGTCACCGCGAGTGCCGCCGGGGCCTCGGCGACCGCCTGTTGCGCCACGGCCGCGGCGACTCTGGCGGTCGACGGCGGCTCATTCTCCGCAGCGGAGCCACCGGTGCTCGCCTGGGCGACGGACCGGCTCGTCACCTTGGCGGATTCGGCGACAGCGGGGCGCGGCGCGGGTGTCGGCTTCTTCTTGGCCTTGGGCTTCGGAGTGGGCTTGGGAGTGGGCACCGAATCGTCGGCACGGGCGTGGGCACCGCCCGAACCGGATACGACCGCACCGGGCGTCACCGCTCCGGTGACCGAACCGGTGGGTTCACCTGTGGTCGTCGGTGTGGTGGTGTCGGCTGCACCTGCCGGCGTGCTGCCACCCGAACCCGAGGACCCGGTGGATCCGGATCCGGCGGTCGTCCCGCCATCCGCCGAAGAGGAGACGGTCGAGTCCTCGGGAGTAGCGGAGGCGATGCCCACCGGCACCCCGACAGCCGACCCGATGCCCAACGCCACGGCCAATGCGCCGACCCTGCCGACGTGTTTGCCATGGCGCAGTTGCATCATCTCTCCCACTGCTCGGTGGCCGTACTGTTGAGCGCGAGCGTTGGCTTGACTCTGCGAAACGACAGCAAGTGTCGCGAGTGTAACTCCAACTTTCCGCCGTCGAGTTCGCTTTGCGCATTTGCTGTAAACGGTTCACCCGGCGAGTTTCACCGGCCGGTTCGACCGGATGGACCGCGCCCCGCAAGCCCGGGAAGCGAGGCTGCCGGCACATCTGGTCCCGGGCGCTCACACAGCTGACTCACTAGCCTTGACGAGATGTCTGCCGGGCCGTCCACACCGCTGCGCGGGCCGGACACCCTGCCGGCCCTCGAACCCGTACCTCGGCAGGCCTCGCTCACGGGCTTGCGGGCGCTCGCCGCCCTGATGGTGGTCGGCACGCACGCCGCGTTCGCCACAGGCGCCCTGAACCTCGGCTACCTCGGCTCGCTGCTGGGCCATCTGGATATCGGGGTGCCGATCTTCTTCGCGTTGTCGGGCTTGCTGTTGTTCCGGCCGTACGTCCGATCGGCGGCCGCCGGTGCCCCGGCGCCCCGGCCGGGTCGCTACGCCCGGGCCCGGATCCGGCGCATCATGCCGGGCTATGCGACCGCCGTGCTGTTCACCTATGTGGTCTTCCTCTACTTCACCCCGGAACCGAATCCCGGCCAGACGTGGCTGGGCTTGCTGCGCCACCTGACGCTGACCCAGATCTACATCGACAACTTCCTGGTGACCTATCTGCATCCGGGACTGTCGCAGATGTGGAGCCTGGCCGTGGAAGCCTCCTTCTACGCCGTCCTACCACTGCTGGCCCACCTGCTCATGGGACGGCGGTG harbors:
- a CDS encoding Ig-like domain-containing protein, encoding MQLRHGKHVGRVGALAVALGIGSAVGVPVGIASATPEDSTVSSSADGGTTAGSGSTGSSGSGGSTPAGAADTTTPTTTGEPTGSVTGAVTPGAVVSGSGGAHARADDSVPTPKPTPKPKAKKKPTPAPRPAVAESAKVTSRSVAQASTGGSAAENEPPSTARVAAAVAQQAVAEAPAALAVTRPVVPNPVQTFGTLVSGIAHQVASSFLGALRGALADSPLGWVMLGAARREVGTTEDATTEVAAMAMAASQTVAAVNQPPTASVTWGRPDATTGTVLGKLTTSDPEGKKVAVGIGNAPATGTLTYNAKTTTLTYTPTTAQRFEASATPTDDTVGMTLTVSDGVNTVAVPVNIPVSPSPFYTAATVTNITDPSAVVTSGTRAYVADRSTGKVTVFDTTTNTVITTFAAGTGPDGLAVKADGTRLYVSSSTGNTVTVIDTKTNTVKATVAVTNPTAITINPSGSTVYVASGATGTVTKISTSTNKTAGTVTLAGGLTPGELAVSADGKTIFVVSAKATGGGTISSFSSTGSVATSIADFGGTPVGLAVDSVHKLVYVADASGGLTVVDLGAHTTGTLDLGQPLSGIALTKDRSALMVTTSTGLVAALRTSDGAVVGVADSGVAATSAQSGTVLTPDGTQMWVTDPLNGTVRVVSLVPQNKAPFLNDPVAAVSNPATGALAGRVGVVDFDGDPLTYAVTAKPTKGTLVLNADGTYTYTPTAAARHAAAVPGAPGSVTKDSFTVTVSDGRYGTMTTTVALAITPDNKIPTVTTTIGNPNASTGVVKGTIATADGNKDKLTYTVSGQPAKGTVGVTTAGAFTYTPTATARTAALAPGATHDQKMDTFTVTVDDGHGGLVPVTVNVKIGAANVKPVGAKAVIAVTNPRSGLVTGSVTATDSDGDTLTYTAGKTTKGAVVVNADGSFTYTPTAAARLAASKAGASAATKTETVTFTIGDGFGGTTTTSVNVSIAPNPTTNNAPTNGQATVDDTSSAIGTVTGTVTADDPDGDTLTYSLGSGPAFGAATVTSDGKFTYIPDVDARYRALVTPGDDTDTFTVTVTDAFGATTTATVGVTIAPPSATAVDQRPTEIAVNAQQMYFYSQTDTDKAMGLLKDAGITTIRIMLPWAGIEPADGAYDWTAVDRVVNSAQGNGITVLGVLGTTPDWAAVPGQAQYQGRPADLDAFAEFVTEVATHFQGRVSDYEVWNEPNAGIFWAPAPDAAQYTALLKVAYTAIKGADPDAVVIAASVGAGPEDPEVAINPVTFLAQMYAAGAGGYFDAVSFHPYQYALLFSVGDGHAGTPITQAEQMYAVMVANGDGNKKIWATEYGEPTSDVSEAAQAAYIGDFLRTWRTLEFAGPSFLHTFADYPDPDPTQASFGLFRQDWTPKPAVSTVEQVIAENQAIEAAAAASVL